The segment CTGTCATACTGGAATCCAAAGATAATGTGTTAGGATACGTGACATTACCTGCGTTGATCAAACAATCTTTAGAAGATGACCAGATAACGGTGGAGTCTCTGATTGAAGAACCAATCGTGACAGCAGAAACTATCCCCATCAAAAAACTATTGACGATCATGCGAAGAAAAGGAAAACATATAGCGATCTTAAAGGATGAATATGGTGGGACAAGTGGACTTGTCACGATCGAAGATATTTTAGAAGAGATCGTCGGTGAGATTCGAGATGAAACAGATGTGGACCAAGCGTTGATTGCGAAACAAGAAGATGGTAGCTATATTGTTTCAGGTAAGTTGACGCTTGATGATTTTGAGCGCTACTTCAATGAAGATGTGCCAGAATTTGAAGAAACAAATTTCATCACTCTGGCTGGTTTTATGTCGAGCTATCAAAAAGATATCGAGGCAGGTACAGTGATTACGATCGATCAATTTCAATTCACCGTTTTAGAATATGATCATGCACATATCGACTATTTCAGCTTGGTGATTTTACCAACGAATCCATAAAAAAAAGTGTTCTTCCCATAATATAGGAGGAACACTTTTTTTGAATCTAATAACTGATTTCAGCATCTTCAATTGAAAATTGCTGTTGTTCGGCATCTAACTGTTTCAAATGTTTCACAGCGCGGATATAAGAGTAGAGTAAGACAATGACAGAACCAGCCCAAGCAAGTGGTGAAGCAAGAGCAGCACCTGGATAGCCCCAGATCCCAGTCAGAATGATCGCAGCGAAAGAACGCATGATCAGCTCCATCATCCCTGCAATTGTCGGTACTTTACTTTGACCAAGCCCTTGTAAAGTGTAACGTAAGATAAATAGGATAGCTAAGATCCAGTAAAGGGAGCCGTTGATGTTGAAATACGTTTGCGCCAAATCAAAGACGACAGTTTCATTTGGGCTGACAAACAAGCTCACCAATGGTCGGCCAAGGAAAATGACAATTGCTCCGGCTAAGAAACTAAAGCCAATACTCATGACTAATGTTTGACGAACGCCTTTTAAGATACGTCCATATTGTTTCGCTCCATAGTTTTGTGCTGCAAAAGTTGCCATCGCAATCCCAAAGGACATCATAGGTTGAACAGCAAATTGATCGATTCGACCAGCTGCGGCTTGGGCAGCTACGACATCTGTACCTAAGCTGTTTAATGCAGATTGCAAGACGATTGCACCAATCGCAATGATCGAAGATTGGAAAGCCATTGGTAACGCAACATTTAAATGTGTGCGGATCTCTTGTTTATCGAACGAAAAATCTTTTTTACGTAATTGAAGCATCGGAATCTTTTTCTTGATATAGACGATACATAATAGACTAGAAGCAATTTGCGCAATCACTGTTGCAATAGCAGCACCTTCTACTCCCATACCGAAGTTGATAATAAAGATCAAATCCAAGACAACATTGATAATTACCGCAACGATCAAAAAGAGTAAAGGCGTTCGACTATCACCAAGTGCGCGAATAACATTTGACAATAAATTGAAGCTGACGGCAGCAAAGATTCCCCATAGGATGATGACGATGAATGTTTGTGCTTCATCGATGATATCTGCAGGTGTTTGCATCAACTGGAGCATCGGACGAATAAATACTAAGCTAAGAACGGTTAAAATCACAGTAACAATGACACTAATCATGACACTTGTAGCAAAACTTTTTTTCAAACCACGGAAGTCTTTCGCACCATATCGTTGTGCTGTAATAATGGCTAAACCAGCGGTTAGACCTTGAGCAAAGCCAATAATCAAGAAAGTTAATCCACCAGTAGCTCCTACAGCTGCTAGTGAGTTTTTCCCTAATGTCTGCCCAACGATGATCATATCGACCATGTTGTAAAACTGCTGAAAAACATTGCCTATCAATAAAGGGACAGTAAATAGCAAAATCAGTTTGGCTGGGCTTCCTTTTGTTAAATCGCGCATCTTGTAAACTCCTTATTTCTTTTAAAATTTAGTTAGTAGTATATAGTGTTTACCCTTGGAATATCAATTAGAATCTCATGATAAATAAATAGCTAAAATGCTTTATGTTTTCTGAAAATTTTCAGAGAAGGTCATCATAAAAGTAGCCAAGAAGTGAGTCTGCGATGAAAATCAAAGAGTCAACTACTTGGCTATCGTGCAAAACAAAGGGTTTATTTTAGTACTGTTTAATTTCACTTGGGAGAAGAATGGTTTCTCTGGTCCCATCATCATAGGCAAATACTTGCGCCGGATACTGTGGAGAATAAGGGAATGGCAAATCGATCCCCATCTCAACGGTACTGCCCGCTTGAGAAAAATGCAAGGTTACTTTTCCATGATTGTTCATTAAATCAAAAGCTAAAATATTATCTAACGGAATAACACCCTTAAGGTCTAAATCAATAATGAACCAGATACTATCGATCAGTTCATCTGGTAAACTTGATACCACACCTAATGATGCGTATCGATTACGGTTATTATCAAAACTTTCAAACATCGGCTTAGCCTCCTTTGTCTAAAAAACCGAAATGACGAGAACAACATATTATTATCAGGATAAACGAGTTATACTTTTTTAACGTTGGTTCATTCTAATAAACATTTATACAAAATGCAACAATATTTGCATACTTTTTTTAAAAGTATAAGAAACTTTTAAGAGGACTTCAAGAAACCTTATTATATAAGGGTTTTTGCGCTTATCAAAAAAACAAATAAGGGTTGATAAATAGGAATATACCATTCTTAAAACAATTTTTTTTTAAGTGGGAATTAAAAAAAAACGAAGCAATGACACAAGTCACTGCTTCGTTGATCAAAAGACGTTTATTCTTCAGTTGAACCAATCACTTCTGGTTCTGCTGCTTCACCAGTTGATTCTTCTTCTTCTGTTGGTGCAACAACTGCGGCGATTTGTTCTTCTCCATCAGTAATGATCGTGTATGCGTCATTTTTCGGTAGATCCGCTACAGTGATCGAATCACCTAATGCTAAATCAGTGATATCCACTTCGATGTTTTCTGGTAATTGATCTGGCGTAGCAGAAACAATCACAGTATATAGGTTTTGAGCCAATACACCACCAGATTTTACACCAGTAGATTCGCCGACAAGGACAACTTCTGTTTCGACTTCTGTTTCTTCTGTCATATTAACAGATAGGAATTCCACGTGTTCTAATTGGTTGGTAAATGTGTTTGATTGGATTTTATGAACAAGTGTGTTGACTTTTTTTCCTTCAATGTTCATTGTGATAACTGTGTTTGCGGCATTCTCACGCAATACTTTACTAAATGTCGCACTATCAAATGAAATTGGCGTGCTTTCTACATTGTAGCCATAAACGATTGCAGGAACTTTTCCTTCATGACGCAATTTGTTTCTCAATGAACGGGGACGTACTTCTCTTTTACTTACTTCTAATGATACTGACATAACCAAAATTCCTCCTTAAAATGTGACTGTCTGCTTTGGTGTCAGACAGATTTTATTTAAGTGAATGTCACATGGTCTCTTGCACATTATCAGGTAGCGCGAAAAAACGCAAAAAGACAGATGCGCGCATCTGCCCTTAAAAAGTCAGGATTCAACTTTTCTCCACCAGGTCATTACGCTGTGTATGAGAAATCCAATTCACTTTACTCTTTAACCGTAACGCGATTCACTGAGTAAGTCAAGGAAACAACTTAGCGTTTCCATTTTGCATGGTGTATGATTCAGGTTATAATGCTTATGTAGCTAGGAAAGGAAGCAGTTATGCGGTTAGATAAATTAATAGAAAAAGAATTAGAAACATCACGTAAAGAGATGAAACGACTTTTTGCGATGAAACTCGTACGTATCGATGGTAAAGTGGAACAGAAACAGAATCGTAATGTGGATAGTTTGCTCCACTGTATCGAAGTGGATGGCGTAAAGCTACATACAAATGAAGTATACTTTATACTGAATAAACCGAAAAGAGCAGTAACAGCGGTGACGGACATTCACAAAACGACTGTTATCGATTTGTTGGCTTCAGCCGATCGCACACAACCTTTGTATCCAGTTGGGCGATTAGACCGAGATACAACAGGTTTATCGTTGATCACTTCCAATGGCCAATTAGGTTATGAAATGTTGTTGCCTGATAAAAAAGTACAGAAAACATATGTAGCAGTTGTCAATGAACAAGTGACAGAAGCTGATCGAATTGCTTTTGAAAAAGGAATTGTTTTTGATGGTGGTTACCAATGCTTACCTGCACATTTAGAGATTCTTGTCGCGCAACATAAAAAAAGTATCGTACGACTGACGATCGAAGAGGGGAAATTCCATCAAGTGAAAAAGATGTTTTTAGCTTGTGGAAAAAAAGTCACTGCATTGCAACGAATCAGCATGGGCCCATTACAACTAGATCCGCATTTGACTGAAGGATCTTATCGCTCATTGACGTTAGACGAACTAAAAAAATTAAAAAAATATTTTAAATAGTAATAATCATGAATTGATCGTTCATTCAATGAGTTTGTTTTACACTCCTATTAGGAGTAAAATAGGAGTGAGAGGTGATGTTCTATGTCTGAAATCAAAGAAAAAGATAAAACCAACGAAAAAAAGAAAGTCCAAGTGAATATCAATAAGAATCTAGCTACTGACGTCGAAAGCATTTTAGATTCATTAGGAGTAAATCCATCAATCTTAATCACTGCTTTATATAAAAGGGTAGCTGCCAGAGGAGAAATTCCATTTGAGTTATCTTTAACAAGTAAAGAGAAGGCTGAACTGCAGTTAATGAGAGTTGCGGAAGAGTCTGTTGAAACTAATCCGCCAGAAAATAGCGGTGACCACGAAGATCTAGTGTCATGGATGAGAGATCTAGATGAATAGTCATGACGTGTTCTTGATCTATATTCCCTTTAACGATGGCAGTGGAGGGAAAACTCGTCCTGCTATTGCTATCCGTGTTCGAAGCAGAGGTTCATTCTTGATTCTT is part of the Enterococcus mundtii genome and harbors:
- a CDS encoding MATE family efflux transporter, whose amino-acid sequence is MRDLTKGSPAKLILLFTVPLLIGNVFQQFYNMVDMIIVGQTLGKNSLAAVGATGGLTFLIIGFAQGLTAGLAIITAQRYGAKDFRGLKKSFATSVMISVIVTVILTVLSLVFIRPMLQLMQTPADIIDEAQTFIVIILWGIFAAVSFNLLSNVIRALGDSRTPLLFLIVAVIINVVLDLIFIINFGMGVEGAAIATVIAQIASSLLCIVYIKKKIPMLQLRKKDFSFDKQEIRTHLNVALPMAFQSSIIAIGAIVLQSALNSLGTDVVAAQAAAGRIDQFAVQPMMSFGIAMATFAAQNYGAKQYGRILKGVRQTLVMSIGFSFLAGAIVIFLGRPLVSLFVSPNETVVFDLAQTYFNINGSLYWILAILFILRYTLQGLGQSKVPTIAGMMELIMRSFAAIILTGIWGYPGAALASPLAWAGSVIVLLYSYIRAVKHLKQLDAEQQQFSIEDAEISY
- a CDS encoding DUF960 domain-containing protein — its product is MFESFDNNRNRYASLGVVSSLPDELIDSIWFIIDLDLKGVIPLDNILAFDLMNNHGKVTLHFSQAGSTVEMGIDLPFPYSPQYPAQVFAYDDGTRETILLPSEIKQY
- a CDS encoding 50S ribosomal protein L25/general stress protein Ctc, with the translated sequence MSVSLEVSKREVRPRSLRNKLRHEGKVPAIVYGYNVESTPISFDSATFSKVLRENAANTVITMNIEGKKVNTLVHKIQSNTFTNQLEHVEFLSVNMTEETEVETEVVLVGESTGVKSGGVLAQNLYTVIVSATPDQLPENIEVDITDLALGDSITVADLPKNDAYTIITDGEEQIAAVVAPTEEEESTGEAAEPEVIGSTEE
- a CDS encoding 16S rRNA pseudouridine(516) synthase, with the translated sequence MRLDKLIEKELETSRKEMKRLFAMKLVRIDGKVEQKQNRNVDSLLHCIEVDGVKLHTNEVYFILNKPKRAVTAVTDIHKTTVIDLLASADRTQPLYPVGRLDRDTTGLSLITSNGQLGYEMLLPDKKVQKTYVAVVNEQVTEADRIAFEKGIVFDGGYQCLPAHLEILVAQHKKSIVRLTIEEGKFHQVKKMFLACGKKVTALQRISMGPLQLDPHLTEGSYRSLTLDELKKLKKYFK
- a CDS encoding type II toxin-antitoxin system RelB/DinJ family antitoxin, whose protein sequence is MSEIKEKDKTNEKKKVQVNINKNLATDVESILDSLGVNPSILITALYKRVAARGEIPFELSLTSKEKAELQLMRVAEESVETNPPENSGDHEDLVSWMRDLDE